GTTCACGATTTTGGCCGCCAGCGCAATGTCCCGCAGCAGTTGCGAAAGCTCGCCGGTGGCGTACGGAAAATCTTCCTGCTTGCGCATGATGAAGCGGTCGAGGGTGGTGCCGACGGGCAGGGCGAGTCTGTTGTGGTCCATGAAGGGTGGCTAGGGAATCGGAAAGAGCTAGCACAAAGCTACCATTGCCGGGCCGAGCGCCCAAAAGCGGCGCATGGGCTAGTTTTGGGGCTTATGGGAAAAGAACTAACGGGCTTGCAGGTCTACAAATTTGGCGGCGCCTCGGTGAAAGACGCGGCGGCGATTCTCAACCTCTGTCGCATCGTGCGCGACTTTGGGCCTCAGGGTCCGCTGCTGATTGTGGTATCGGCGATGGGCAAGACGACGAATGCGCTGGAGGAGCTATATGATTTGGGTTATAAAGGACAAGACTACTATCATAAAGAGGTAACTACTCATCGGTACCACGCGCTCATTGGACAAGAGGTTGTCCAAAAAGTACCAATGGAGCGGATTCGACCATTTGGTCCGGTTGAAGGAATTTTAAAGTATCATTTCAGTGCATTTGCCTCCGCATTCTTTGGCCGCGTAAAAGCTGACTATGATGAGGGTTACGACCAGATTGTGAGCCTGGGAGAACGTATTTCCGCCGAGTTTGTACGTATAGCTTTGCTAACTGAATTCGAGCCGTCAGAAGTAACTCACCTGGCAGCCACCACCATGCTCCGCACCAATACAAGCTGGCGCGAAGGCCGCGTAGATTGGCCGGAAACCGAGCGTCTTACACGGCAAGCCGTAACCAAGGCCGTAAAATCCGGAGCTAGAATCATTGTAACAGAAGGCTTTATTGGTGGCACCGCCGACGGTCGCACCACCACCCTCGGCCGCGAGGGCTCCGACTACTCGGCCGCCATCTTCGCCTATTGCCTGAATGCCGAAAGCGTCACCATCTGGAAGGACGTGCCGGGCCTGCTCAACGCCGACCCTAAAATATTTCCTGACACGGTGCTGTACCCCGAAATCAGCTACCAGGAAACCATCGAGATGGCGTTTTACGGGGCCAGTGTCATTCACCCCAAAACCCTGAAACCGCTGGCCGAGCGTCACATTCCGCTACGCGTAAAGTCGTTTCTGAACCCCGAGGCGCCGGGCACGCTCATCCACGACTGCCAGCACCCGCCGCTGGTGCCCGCGTTTATCTGCAAGGCGGGACAGTGTCTGCTGTCGTTCGAGAGCAAGGATTTCGCGTTTATCTCGGAAGAAAACCTGGAAGTGATATTCGGCGCGCTGGCCCAGGCGCGGCTCAAAATCAACCTCATGCAGAACTCAGCCATCAGCTTTTCGGTGTGCACCGACTACAATGCGCTGCGCGTGCAGCGGCTTTTGGAGCTGTTGCACGCGCAGTTTCGGGTGCAGTATAATACTGATTTGACGCTCTTTACAATTAAGCATTACGACCAGGCCAGCATTGAGCAGCTCACGGCCGGGCGCACGCTGCTGCTGGAGCAGCGCACGCGCAGCACGTTTCAGTTTTTAGTGCACAAATAACTATGCCTACCAATTACCGTTTAGAGGTCGTTGGGTAATCCAGGCCGGCCGCCATAACTACCTAATCCAGCGTCATTAACCACTACTCATTAACCATTAACTACTAAGTAAATGTCCGTTCTCGTTGGCAAGCGCGCGCCTGCTTTTAAGGCGTATGCCGTTATCGGCCAGCAGGTAGAAGCTGATTTTTCGCTCGACCGCTACCTCGGCAAGCGCTACGTGCTGCTGTTTTTTTACCCCGCCGACTTTTCGGGCCTCTGCCCTACCGAGCTGCTGGCTTTTCAGCAGATGCTGCCCGAGTTTGAGCGGCGCGGCGTCGCCGTTATCGGGTGCAGCACCGATTCGCACCAGGTGCACCAGGCCTGGTTGCGCACGCCGCTCGATGAGGGCGGCATCGTGGGGGTAACGTATCCGCTCGTGGCCGACGCGACCAAGACCATATCGGCAAATTACGATGTACTGGCTGGTCAC
The sequence above is drawn from the Hymenobacter baengnokdamensis genome and encodes:
- a CDS encoding aspartate kinase, whose amino-acid sequence is MGKELTGLQVYKFGGASVKDAAAILNLCRIVRDFGPQGPLLIVVSAMGKTTNALEELYDLGYKGQDYYHKEVTTHRYHALIGQEVVQKVPMERIRPFGPVEGILKYHFSAFASAFFGRVKADYDEGYDQIVSLGERISAEFVRIALLTEFEPSEVTHLAATTMLRTNTSWREGRVDWPETERLTRQAVTKAVKSGARIIVTEGFIGGTADGRTTTLGREGSDYSAAIFAYCLNAESVTIWKDVPGLLNADPKIFPDTVLYPEISYQETIEMAFYGASVIHPKTLKPLAERHIPLRVKSFLNPEAPGTLIHDCQHPPLVPAFICKAGQCLLSFESKDFAFISEENLEVIFGALAQARLKINLMQNSAISFSVCTDYNALRVQRLLELLHAQFRVQYNTDLTLFTIKHYDQASIEQLTAGRTLLLEQRTRSTFQFLVHK
- a CDS encoding peroxiredoxin — translated: MSVLVGKRAPAFKAYAVIGQQVEADFSLDRYLGKRYVLLFFYPADFSGLCPTELLAFQQMLPEFERRGVAVIGCSTDSHQVHQAWLRTPLDEGGIVGVTYPLVADATKTISANYDVLAGHYDYNESGEMVFIGTAQAYRGLFLIDRDGIVRHQLVNDRFLGRRISDALRVVDALRHFEEHGETCPANWEAEEGIIG